A window of Mobiluncus massiliensis genomic DNA:
AATTCGTGCGCTGGAAGTTAATCTGCATAACTCGCCTTCCGGTTTAGTTCCTGGACTGCTTGACCTGTGCTCACTGGGGTGCCGGTGCCGCGGGCGGCACTGCGGGCGCCTCAGCCGGGGCAGGTGGAGCGGGGACTTCCGTAAAGGGCGGCACCAGAGCGGAGGCATTCTGTTCGCTCCCCCAGGCTCCGACGGTGCCATTCATGCGGGCCACCAAAGCAAAAGGCAGGGAAAGGAGCGAAGTTTTCGTACCGATACTATCCACCGTGGGAACGGGGTTTCCACCTGACCGCACCTTGGTCAACAGGTCATTCTCGCCCTGCGCCGACCCGTAAAGAACCACTCCCGAGGCGAACGTGTTGAGAGTTTGAGCGAACTCTATGAGGTTCTTGGTCCGTTTTTCCAAGGCCTTCAGCTGTGTCTCGTTCTGTGGCTCCAGCGGTCCGGGGCCCACGATAATCGCGGCGCGAGCCGGCTGGGATGCCGGATTAGCGACTTGGATGAGGGGGGTTTCTTCCACCGTCAGGATTCCCGAAAGCGAATCGTTTTGGCCGTTGAAAATCAACTGACCGATAGCGGCGGCCAGGGTGGATTCCGGGGTGGTGGCGCGGGTGGTATCGCTCAGATACTGCCTAATTTGGCCGGAAAGCGCCTCCCGGTAAGCCTGTTTTGCGGGGGCGAAAAAGTTTTCTTGCAGGTTGATTTGAGCGTTGATAGCGCCGCCCGCCGTGGTGACGATTTCGCTCACGGCTTTCACGTCTTCGGCTTCAGCGTCAGGCAACACCACCAGGGCGACCTCCGTGCCTTGCAGGAATCCGTTGAATATCCGCGGCGCGTACTGTTCTACCGTCTGGTCTTGCACATTGATTTGAGACTGGGCCTGGGTCAGTTGCTCATTGAGCTGGTTGCGATCTTCACGGAGCTTGTCTACCTGGCCCGTCAAAGTATCCCCGATGGGATCAGCCAGCGGGCCGGCGCCGAGGATAATCCCCACCGCCAGAGCCAAGAAAACCGCCACCAGGGAAACCAGGTGATACCGAAAATCAATCATAAGTTTTCTTCCAATCTAACTTTCACAAATTCGCCGTTAACCAATCAAGCCCCTCAGGCCATGCCACCAGGCATCCATATTCGCAGCTACCAATCCTATGAAGGTCTGTCCACCGGTAGTTGAACCCAGTGCCGCCAGCATTGCCAGCAAACCGGCCACAACCAATAAGCCCATCTGCCAGTTCGTAATCCGGGGACGGTAAAGTTTGGAAACGCCCTTGGCATCGATGAGTTTGCTGCCGACTTTGAGGCGAGTCAAGAACGTTGAGGACATTCCGGCACGCCCCTTGTCCAAGAATTCCACCAAGGTGGCGTGCGTACCCAGGGCGACGATGAGCTCCGCGCCTTTCTCATCAGCTAACAGCATCGTGATGTCCTCGGACGTGCCCGCGGCCGGAAATACCACGTGTTCCACCCCGAGTTCCTGTACCCTAGCCAATCCGGGGGCTTTCCCGTTGGGATAGGCGTGCACCACGATTTCCGCCCCGCAAGTCAGTGCCTTATCGGTCACGGAGTCCATATCGCCAACCACCAGGTCAGGCTTCAAACCGTTCTCTAACAGCGCATCCGCTCCGCCGTCCACCCCAATCAGGATGGGACGATACTCGCGAATGTAAGGCTTTAGCATCAGCAGGTCTTCTTTGTAGTTGTAGCCGCGCACCACCATCAAAACCTGGCGTCCGGAAAAGTTCGTCCGCAAATCCGGCACACCCACAGAATCAAGAATCAAATCCCGTTCTTTTTTCAGGTATTCCATAGTGTTGGCGGTGAAAGCCTCAATCTGCACTCCCAGAGAAGCCTTCGCCGCCTCCATATTGGCGGCGTTCGTTTCTTCGGTTTGCCGCACCCCTTCCGCAACAAGTTTCCCGCCACAAAATACCTGGTTGTCCCGGATTTCAACCCGTTGGCCTTCCTTCAGGCTCATAATGTCGGAACCCAAATCGTCAATGAGGGGAATTCCCGCCTCAATGAGGACTTTCGGTCCTTGATTGGGGTAGCGTCCAGAGGTGGACTTTTCCGCGTTCAGTACTGCGGCAGGTTCGATTGCTTTCAGCGACTCCGCCGCGACCCAGTCCAAATCCTGGTGCGAGATAACGGCGACTTCCCCGGCACTCAGACGTTTTGTCAGGTTTTTGGTACGTGTATCGATGCGCACCAGACCGCCCAGGCTGGCTCCTGTCTTTTGATTACGTTTTCGGCGAAACACTGCCATCATGACTCCGATTGTCCCACACGAGCCAGTTCGATTAACTCATCGGCGTGCGCAAGCGCCGTTTTTGTGAGCTTCGTCCCGGAAATCATCCGCGCCAGCTCCTCGCGCCGTGATTCCTGATCTAAAACTGTAATCTGGCTCTGCCCGCCGCTCTTAGTGATTTGTACCTGGCAGTCTCCAAATGCCGCTACCTGCGCCAGGTGAGTCACCACGATGACCTGGTAGTCCTGAGCCAGACGCGACAGCCGCCGCCCCACCTCGATGCCAGCTTGCCCGCCAATCCCCGCATCAACTTCGTCGAACACGAAAGTGCCGCGTGCCTCGGTGCTTTGTGAGTTCTGGAGGGTTTGGCCGGTTTGGGATAACCGGGAGCCTCTGCCCGCCAGGGTCACTTCCAGAGCCAGCATGATACGGGAAAGCTCCCCACCGGAGGCCGCGCTGGATAAGGCCAGCACGGGGGCTTTCGGGTGGGGACGCAGCATGAACTCAATGCGGTCGGCTCCGTGGGCGCCCGGTTCCCCCTGACGAACCTCCACGGTGACCCGCGTGTCCTTCATATCCAAATCCACCAGTTCCGCATTAATCGCCTTGCTGAGCGCCCGCGCGGTCTTTTCGCGAGCCTCATGTAGCTTTGCCCCCGCCTGTTCTACGGCCTGCGCCGCGGATTCCATCTCGAGGCGCAGTTGCTCTAAATGCTCCGTGCCGCCCTGCAAACCCTGCAGTTCCGTAGCGGTATCTCGCCAGGACGTGCCCAAACGTTCCGGTTCCACCCCCAAGCGTAAACTCAAATCGGTAAACGTGGCCCGCCGGCTTAACGCCTCCTGGAGCGCCTCCGGGTCAGCATTCAAATCTTGCAGATAAACACCCAGTTCGCGGGCCGCATCATCGAGAGCGTAGCCAGCTCCGCTCACACTTTGCGCGACCTCTTGCAAGCTCGGGTCCTCTTCCGTCGCCCGCTGTAGAGCTCGGGTGGCCACGGCGACCAAATCGGTGGCTGCCGGGGTGGAATCCGCCTCATTTTCAATCGCCCCCAGCGCCGCCGCGACGTTTTCACGCAAACTTTCCACGTTGGACAGTTTCGCGACGCTGGCACTAAGTTCCGTGAATTCGCCGTCCTCAGGCCTCAGACTGTCGAACTCTTCACAAAATCGTTCCAGCACTTCGCGGCGGTGTTCGCGCTTTTCAGCGCTGGTTTCCCATTCAGTAAAAGCCTTTTGGGCGCGGCTCAAAGCCTCCCAATCCTGAAGGTATTGTTCCAAAGCCCGCTGATGGGCGGCGTCTCCATAAGCGTCCAAAGCATCGCGCTGGGCTCGCTCAGTGCGCAACCGCCCCTGCGCGGCTTGACCGTGAACCGACACCAAGCTAGCACCGAACTCCCCCAAAATAGCGGCAGGAACCGTGCGTCCTCCCAGGTGAGCCTTGGAACGAGAATCTAGAGGCACCACTCTTGACACCTCGGCGACGCCGTCCTCAACCACCCCGCCGGCTTCTTCCACGACCGCCCCGGCCGCACCATCCACCAGGAAACTGCCTTCCACCACGGCTTTTTGGGCCCCGTGGGAAACCAGCGCAGGCTCAACTTTCGCCCCCAGCAGCCAATCCAGAGAGGTCAGCAACATGGTCTTGCCGGCCCCGGTCTCGCCGGTAATGACGGTAAACCCCGGACCAAACTCCAAGGCAACGGAGCTAATCGTCCCCAAATTCTCAATCCGCAGCGATTCCAGCATTAGCGACCTCGCCACCCTCCCACGGGCAAACCAAACTTTTTCACCAACCGAGCCGAGAACGGCAGGGACACTAACCGCGCCAACTGCATATCCGTGGCGGACTTGGTGACCCGAATGGATGAACCCAATGGCGCGGGCAAAATACGTCTCCCATCAGCCCAGACTTCGCAGTCCTGCACCTGTTGAGGCAGAACTTGAATCTCTAGCACCGATGACGGCCCCAGCACCAGGGAACGGGTAAACAAACCGTGAGCAGCCAGCGGGGACAGCACTAAGGCTTGCACATCAGGCCACACCACCGGGCCGCCAACCGAAAAGTTATAGGCAGTAGATCCGGTGGGAGTCGACACAATCAAACCGTCCGCGCCGTATTCGGAAACCGCTTCCCCATCGACACCAAAGGCCAAAAGGGCGGGGTGGCCTTTATCGGTACTCAACACCGCGATGTCGTTCGCGGCCCACTCTGATTGCACCGAACCGTCAGGGTGACGCACTTCCACGTCAATACACATTCGGCGTTCTACCTGGTAGTCGCCGCGCACCACCCGCTCGCACAGTTCACCGAGTTCTTCTTCCTCCGCTTCGGCGAGGAATCCCACGTGCCCCAAATTCACTCCGATGACCGGGACACCTTGACGATGGGCGATATTCGCAGCCTCCAAAATGGTTCCGTCCCCACCTAGCACGATGATGAGGTCAATCGGTTCCGAACTCGTCCGGTCCACCACGGTGATTCCGGCATTTTCCAGGTAACCGCGGACACTGGCCGCCGCCACAATAGCGGGCTGGCGGTAATGGTGGTGAAACACCATAATGGTTCGTTTTTTATTCACCAGACTGGGCCTTTCGTGCATATTTCTGGACCAACTGCGGGCTGGGAGGTTGATATTCACAAGTGGGCGCGGCCTCGCTGGCCCCGCAGCAATCCGCGTATCCCCCCATGTCCTGACATGTGTCGTCCCAGTTTTGCGGCTGCTCCGGCGACTCGCCACCCGGCTTGCCCCGAACTTCGCGTTCCATAACTTTCCCTTCTGTTCACTTAATTTTCTCACACCACCAGGACATTAGGACCCAGACTTCTCTGGCTGAGGCCCTCTGGCAATCGCTTCCCCAACGGCAGTGTCCAACGATTCCCCCTCCAAGTCTGGCAGGTTTTGTTGCCGGGCCGCAGACTGCGCGGTGAGGTAGAGGAAGTATTCAACATTCCCGCTGGGACCGGCCAGCCCAGCAGGAGCCACGTTTAGCACCGCCAATCCGGCCTCGTGAGCCTGGCGCGCAACGTTCTTAACGGTCTGGCCGCGATCGTCTGGATTCCTGACCACGCCCCCGCGTCCCAAGTTTTCACGCCCGATTTCAAACTGGGGTTTCACCATCAGCAGGTACTGCGCTTGCGGGTTGGCGGCACGTTGCAGCGCCGGCAAAACCAAACCGAGTGAGATAAAAGACAAATCCCCCACGACCAGGTCTGCGGGCGGGTCGATGAGAGCGGAATCCAGCGTGCGCACGTTGGTTCGTTCCAGATTCACGACCCGGCTGTCGCTACGCAAGCTCCACGCCAGTTGGCCGTACCCCACATCAACTGCAAACACTTTGGCGGCACCGCGGCGCAGTAAGACGTCCGTAAATCCTCCCGTGGAGGCACCCGCGTCGAGACACACCGCACCTTCTATCGCCGGAGTCGATGGTCCATAAAGTTCCAGATAGTCCAGCGCCCCCAGCAATTTGTGAGCGCCCCGAGACGCGTAGTGGACCGTTTCAGGGTCGCGCAGCACGATAGCCGAACTCAACTCCACCTGTCGGGCGGGTTTCAGGGCTTCCTGACCATCCACCAACACCTGCCCGGCAGTAATCATCTGTGCCGCTTGGGTACGGCTGGGCGCCAGGTGGCGACGCACCAGCTCCGTGTCCAACCTCGCGCGTTTAACCATGGTTTGCTGACTGCGCCTCATCCCCGTTTAACACGGTCTGCAGGTCGGCGGCTACCTTTTGCAGCAGTTCCAACTGCGATTCCAAGGGCGCCTCATGGGCGGATTCTATTTCTTCCCGGTAATCATGCAGGTCTTGAGCGTTCAACGTGGCAGGAGTGGGAACCTGATTATTCGTCATCTGCCGTCCCCTGTTCCACTGCCGGTGCGGAATCGTCGCGGCCTGAATCGGCCTCGTCGAGGTCCAGGTCATCCTCCTCGCCATAGTCGCGTTCGACTTCACGAACCACGCTAAACTCGGGGCAATCCACCCGATTGCCTTGTTCCCTGGCATACCAGACGGCTGCCAGAATAGCGCGAAACTCCCCCAGGGATACGACCGTGCCGTCCTCGCTCAGCACCCCCAGGCCGCGGACTTCAATATCGTGGCCGTTCACGCGAGCCCGCGTGTTTTCGGTGTACCACCAGCCGCGATTGCGCAATTCCGGGCGTTCAATCGGTACCGTCAGGTCGGACAAATCCAACCCCACAAAAGTGGGCCTTTGGGCTGGCGGAGCCATCACTAGGTCGCGAGGCTGCGTGAGTCCGGTCAGTACCACGCAAGACGCCACTTGGGCGTTGTTTGCCCCGACGATATCGGTAGCCAGCTGATCGCCGATGGCCAGCGCGTGTCGCTTCAAAACCCGGTGTTTGCGTTCCGCCGCTTTCACCCGGTCGAATTCTTTTTCTTTCGCCAGGTCCGCTTCGCTGAGAACTACGGGTTCGCTATCCGGATCCGCTTTCGCTTCACGAGCCTGCCTGGCTTGCTCTCGCGCAGCGGCAGCGGCTTCTTCGTTGGCTTTGACCTCCGCGGCGATTTCCTCATTGTTCATCAGGTAGTCCTGGCTGCGGTTAATCGCTAAATCATAGATGGAGGTTTCCGGTTTACCGCACACTATTGGTTCGCTCTTGGTGGCCCGGCGCACCGCTTCCACCAGGGAACCGTTGCCAATGCCGCGGCCTTTTTCGGTCGGCAGGGCATAATCCATGTTTGTGGCCACCCACTTGGCGCCATTCGCGATGGCGTAGCAGGCTTCGGACAGCTCTGCCCAGCCCACCTCAAAACCGAGTCCCTGCAAGACTCCGGCAGGCTCCTGATCCGCCGTGGACACGACTTCAAAGCCCGCCGCCTGTACGGCCTGCGGCACGCCCTCTCCGCCCACGCACAGCACTTTCGCGCCCGGTTCTAACAGTTCGCTGAGCTTCGCTGCCCCATCTTGAGCCGAGGTCACGATGTCATCAGGTTCAGCTTCGACCCCAGCTGCAGCCAATTTCGCCACCACGTCCTGCGGTACGCGCGCCGCGTTATTGGTCAGGAACACGAACTTTCCGCCCAATTCGCGCCCTGCAGAAATGCTTTGTCCCACCCCGTCTACCGGCTGGGACCCGTTCCAGGTCACCCCATCCAAATCGGTGAGCAACAGCGGGTACAGCTGAGCCAGCGGTACGTTCGCCCCCTGCAGGGTGGTTGGGTTAGCCCGCTGTTCGGCTTCTTCAGCTTCTTGAATATCCAGGATTTCGACATCCTCCGGTTCCCGCGGAATGAGCGCCTGCGCGGCATCAGCTTCCTCATCCCGTCCCAGCTCGCGCAGCCGGTCAGCCTTCACACTGAGCAACCGTCCGTATTCAAAGCTCTCTGAATCGGGATCCACCTGGGCCAATGCTGCTTCAATAACAGCCAGTCCGGTCTCGTATTCACCCAAATCTGCCCGTGCGGAGGACTCCACCAGAGCGAGTTCAAAATGTTCCGTTCGGTCCAGGTCCCCTGGCTTGACAGCTTTAATGATTTCCAACGCTTTTTCGGGACGTCCCAGACCGCGTTCCGAATCCGCTTCCACCGATTTCAACACTTCAACACCGCTCATCCGCCGAGCAGTTTTCACTTCGCGCAGCGCTTCGCTGTACTTGCCACAGGCATAGGCCGTCAAAGCGACAGCTTCGCGAACTACGTCAATACGCCAAGCCATTTTCAGGGCCGCCCGGGCATATTCATAAGCGAGTTCGGGCTGTGTGTCGAAAAGCTCCGCGGACATGACCAAGTGCCGAGCCACGTTTTCCGCGGTTTCTTTCGGTAGCGGACTGAGCCGGGACCAAGCCTCTTTATCCAACATATCCCAAGTAATCGAGGCCGGGATTTCCAGGTATCGAGAGCGTCCCGTAGTGCCGTGACCGCGTTTATCCGACCCGGTATGACTGCGGTTGTACCCCCGATCATCGTAGCGGGAGCGTTGTAAGCCAGAGGAACGGAAGCCCGAACGTCCCGAGTCGCGTCGCTCCCCACCTCGTTCAAAGTTACGTTTGCCGCCGCGATCATCACGCCGCCAGTCATCGCGACCGGTGCGTCCCCCGCGGTCGTCGCGGTCATTATCGCGACGAGGGCGA
This region includes:
- the recN gene encoding DNA repair protein RecN produces the protein MARSLMLESLRIENLGTISSVALEFGPGFTVITGETGAGKTMLLTSLDWLLGAKVEPALVSHGAQKAVVEGSFLVDGAAGAVVEEAGGVVEDGVAEVSRVVPLDSRSKAHLGGRTVPAAILGEFGASLVSVHGQAAQGRLRTERAQRDALDAYGDAAHQRALEQYLQDWEALSRAQKAFTEWETSAEKREHRREVLERFCEEFDSLRPEDGEFTELSASVAKLSNVESLRENVAAALGAIENEADSTPAATDLVAVATRALQRATEEDPSLQEVAQSVSGAGYALDDAARELGVYLQDLNADPEALQEALSRRATFTDLSLRLGVEPERLGTSWRDTATELQGLQGGTEHLEQLRLEMESAAQAVEQAGAKLHEAREKTARALSKAINAELVDLDMKDTRVTVEVRQGEPGAHGADRIEFMLRPHPKAPVLALSSAASGGELSRIMLALEVTLAGRGSRLSQTGQTLQNSQSTEARGTFVFDEVDAGIGGQAGIEVGRRLSRLAQDYQVIVVTHLAQVAAFGDCQVQITKSGGQSQITVLDQESRREELARMISGTKLTKTALAHADELIELARVGQSES
- a CDS encoding NAD kinase codes for the protein MHERPSLVNKKRTIMVFHHHYRQPAIVAAASVRGYLENAGITVVDRTSSEPIDLIIVLGGDGTILEAANIAHRQGVPVIGVNLGHVGFLAEAEEEELGELCERVVRGDYQVERRMCIDVEVRHPDGSVQSEWAANDIAVLSTDKGHPALLAFGVDGEAVSEYGADGLIVSTPTGSTAYNFSVGGPVVWPDVQALVLSPLAAHGLFTRSLVLGPSSVLEIQVLPQQVQDCEVWADGRRILPAPLGSSIRVTKSATDMQLARLVSLPFSARLVKKFGLPVGGWRGR
- a CDS encoding thioredoxin, translated to MTNNQVPTPATLNAQDLHDYREEIESAHEAPLESQLELLQKVAADLQTVLNGDEAQSANHG
- a CDS encoding TlyA family RNA methyltransferase yields the protein MVKRARLDTELVRRHLAPSRTQAAQMITAGQVLVDGQEALKPARQVELSSAIVLRDPETVHYASRGAHKLLGALDYLELYGPSTPAIEGAVCLDAGASTGGFTDVLLRRGAAKVFAVDVGYGQLAWSLRSDSRVVNLERTNVRTLDSALIDPPADLVVGDLSFISLGLVLPALQRAANPQAQYLLMVKPQFEIGRENLGRGGVVRNPDDRGQTVKNVARQAHEAGLAVLNVAPAGLAGPSGNVEYFLYLTAQSAARQQNLPDLEGESLDTAVGEAIARGPQPEKSGS
- the steA gene encoding putative cytokinetic ring protein SteA; its protein translation is MMAVFRRKRNQKTGASLGGLVRIDTRTKNLTKRLSAGEVAVISHQDLDWVAAESLKAIEPAAVLNAEKSTSGRYPNQGPKVLIEAGIPLIDDLGSDIMSLKEGQRVEIRDNQVFCGGKLVAEGVRQTEETNAANMEAAKASLGVQIEAFTANTMEYLKKERDLILDSVGVPDLRTNFSGRQVLMVVRGYNYKEDLLMLKPYIREYRPILIGVDGGADALLENGLKPDLVVGDMDSVTDKALTCGAEIVVHAYPNGKAPGLARVQELGVEHVVFPAAGTSEDITMLLADEKGAELIVALGTHATLVEFLDKGRAGMSSTFLTRLKVGSKLIDAKGVSKLYRPRITNWQMGLLVVAGLLAMLAALGSTTGGQTFIGLVAANMDAWWHGLRGLIG
- a CDS encoding HAD hydrolase-like protein translates to MLDKEAWSRLSPLPKETAENVARHLVMSAELFDTQPELAYEYARAALKMAWRIDVVREAVALTAYACGKYSEALREVKTARRMSGVEVLKSVEADSERGLGRPEKALEIIKAVKPGDLDRTEHFELALVESSARADLGEYETGLAVIEAALAQVDPDSESFEYGRLLSVKADRLRELGRDEEADAAQALIPREPEDVEILDIQEAEEAEQRANPTTLQGANVPLAQLYPLLLTDLDGVTWNGSQPVDGVGQSISAGRELGGKFVFLTNNAARVPQDVVAKLAAAGVEAEPDDIVTSAQDGAAKLSELLEPGAKVLCVGGEGVPQAVQAAGFEVVSTADQEPAGVLQGLGFEVGWAELSEACYAIANGAKWVATNMDYALPTEKGRGIGNGSLVEAVRRATKSEPIVCGKPETSIYDLAINRSQDYLMNNEEIAAEVKANEEAAAAAREQARQAREAKADPDSEPVVLSEADLAKEKEFDRVKAAERKHRVLKRHALAIGDQLATDIVGANNAQVASCVVLTGLTQPRDLVMAPPAQRPTFVGLDLSDLTVPIERPELRNRGWWYTENTRARVNGHDIEVRGLGVLSEDGTVVSLGEFRAILAAVWYAREQGNRVDCPEFSVVREVERDYGEEDDLDLDEADSGRDDSAPAVEQGTADDE
- a CDS encoding trehalose phosphatase is translated as MEREVRGKPGGESPEQPQNWDDTCQDMGGYADCCGASEAAPTCEYQPPSPQLVQKYARKAQSGE
- a CDS encoding copper transporter is translated as MIDFRYHLVSLVAVFLALAVGIILGAGPLADPIGDTLTGQVDKLREDRNQLNEQLTQAQSQINVQDQTVEQYAPRIFNGFLQGTEVALVVLPDAEAEDVKAVSEIVTTAGGAINAQINLQENFFAPAKQAYREALSGQIRQYLSDTTRATTPESTLAAAIGQLIFNGQNDSLSGILTVEETPLIQVANPASQPARAAIIVGPGPLEPQNETQLKALEKRTKNLIEFAQTLNTFASGVVLYGSAQGENDLLTKVRSGGNPVPTVDSIGTKTSLLSLPFALVARMNGTVGAWGSEQNASALVPPFTEVPAPPAPAEAPAVPPAAPAPQ